In Bacillota bacterium, a single window of DNA contains:
- a CDS encoding lytic transglycosylase domain-containing protein, which yields MKRLTADIANEVSQIEVAKEAVEQQHAELTAAKERIDILFQTIVSQKKQLQDEIARQRELYDQIQEERRKLAQTESELRISSRIVAGQIIALQTGGTTRAVGPTPELKALATSIADKYGIPPNLFIALIWQESGWNYRAVSLVGAIGLTQVMPFNIVAWGYDIETFRNSPSQQLEAGAWYLSQQYKKFGRWDLALAAYNAGPGAVIKYGGIPPYPETQRYVRNILAMAGM from the coding sequence ATGAAGCGGCTTACCGCTGACATAGCAAATGAGGTCAGCCAAATCGAGGTCGCAAAGGAAGCGGTCGAGCAGCAACATGCCGAACTCACCGCCGCAAAAGAGCGCATTGATATACTTTTCCAAACCATCGTATCACAGAAAAAGCAATTGCAGGACGAGATAGCTAGGCAACGAGAGTTGTATGACCAGATTCAGGAAGAGAGGCGTAAGCTTGCACAGACTGAGAGTGAGCTTAGAATCAGCTCAAGGATAGTAGCCGGGCAAATCATAGCGCTGCAAACCGGCGGTACAACAAGGGCTGTCGGTCCAACACCAGAGCTAAAGGCGCTTGCAACAAGTATCGCAGATAAATACGGTATCCCACCCAATTTATTCATTGCCCTTATTTGGCAGGAATCGGGATGGAACTACCGAGCGGTATCATTGGTCGGGGCAATAGGGCTAACTCAGGTAATGCCGTTTAACATAGTTGCTTGGGGATATGATATCGAAACATTTAGAAACTCGCCTAGCCAACAGCTTGAGGCTGGCGCATGGTACCTAAGCCAGCAATACAAGAAATTCGGCCGCTGGGACTTGGCACTCGCAGCATATAATGCCGGTCCTGGTGCGGTGATAAAGTATGGCGGCATCCCACCCTACCCTGAAACACAGCGTTACGTGAGAAACATCCTTGCCATGGCTGGAATGTAG